In Hoeflea sp. 108, the genomic stretch GCGCCGGCCGGTTGATAGGCGCCGGTGCTCGCTGCCGGGCCGGCGACAGCAAGGCGCAACGACCATTCCTGGCCGTCGCGGCAGGCGACCGTAACGGTCGCAGTGCCGCTGGCCTGCTTCAGCTCGAACTCGCGGCACAGTGTGCCGCCGCCGTCGCGGAAGCTCGAAACAAGCTTCATCGAACCGTCGGCGATAATTGCCTCGGTGCCCGATGCGGCTGTGTCAAGGGTTCTGACCATCGCCGGATCGGAGATGCCCGCCAGCGATGGTGCCGAGATGCCCGGCGCATTTGCCTGGCCGGCGAGATATCCGCCGACGCCAAAGGCGACGGCGGCGAGCGATGCCGCCAGCGGCATGACCCAGCTCGGGTGCGTAGACCGGCGTGCCGGACGCAGATGCACGACATTTTCCAACTGTGCGGGTTCGCTCTTGGGCTGGCGCGCGGCAGCGACCATCGCCTCTACCGAACGCGTCAGGGCTTCCGGCACCGGCTCGTCGATCAGCGGCTTGAGCTCCGATGCGACGGCGGCGCGGCTTTCGATGAAGGTTGCGAGCCGCATCACCAGTTCGTCGTCGGTCTCCATGGCCGCTTCGACGCGCGCGGTCGTCTCCGCGTCCAGTTCGCCGTCGGCGAAGGCCATCAGTGTCTCGTCGTCGAATTGCTGGCTGCTCATGGATTTCGCCCTTTTGCGGGAGAACGGTCGGCTGCGGAGTTTATTCCAGCGGCCTCCGCGAGATTCTTGCGGGCGCGGGCAAGCCGGCTCATCACGGTGCCGATGGGGATGGCGAGCACCTCCGCCGCCTCCTTGTAGGACAGATCTTCGACACAGACGAGCAGCAGCACCTCGCGATGTTCGTCGGGCAAACCGTCGATGGCGCTGGCCACGCTCTTCAATGTCAGTCGCGCTTCGGCCTCACGCTCGCCGGTGTCGCCTGATATGTCGTGGCGTTCGGCGATGTCCTCGGTCGGCCCCGCGGTCTTGGCTCGGCGAACCTGGTCGATCCACAGATTGCGCAGGATGCGGAACATCCAGGCATCGAAGCGCGTGCCCGGCTCGAAGCTGCCTTGCGCCGCCAGCGCTCGTTCGCATGCCGCCTGCACCAGATCGTCGGCGATATCGCGCGACCGGCATAGCGAGATGGCGAAGCGGCGCAGATTGGGCAGGAAGGCAACCAGCCGGTCGCTCACCTGAACATCGTCACCTTTCATGCGGTTCCTGTCGTGATCGTCGATGGAATAATCGGGACATCCGTCCGTTGGCCCCAAAATGCACAAATGCCGTCGAAATGATATGGGATGTCAGAAGTCTTATGTGGAACGCTAACAGTTGTACTGCCTGCACAGGGACGGATAAGAGGACTGCCATGCCTGTCCAGATTTCGCACCGCCTGACCGTCTTTGCCCTGGCGGCCCTGCTCGCCACCTTTGGCACGCCGCTCGCCGGGCCGTGGCAAGGCCCGGTCATGGGCACGAACCAGGCAATGGCGGATGACGATGACGACGGCGACGATGATGACGATGCCGGTGGCAGCGGCGGTGCCGGTTCGGACAGGTCGCCGTCGGCGCGCGGCGGCGGTTCAGGCGGCCGGCCTCTCGACATTTTCAGGCAGCGGCAGGCGAACCCAAGGCGCACGGCGCCGACGCGAGAACCAGCCACGCATGCACCGCGCGAGATCGTGGCGCTAGGGCTCGACGACGCCGCCCTCGCAACGTTGCTTGCGGAAGGTTATGCCGTGCGCGAGCGTGTTGCCGTCGCGCTCGACGGCGGGTCGGCGCTCGTCAAACTGGGTATCCCACGTGGGGTGACGCTCGAGGCGGCCCTCAGTCGAGCGGTCGAACTCGCCCCCAGGGCCGAGGTCGATTTCAACCACTACTATCGCCCTGATCAGGCAGGCAACGAGCGTTGCGGCGCCAATGTCTGCCTGGCGCGACAGGTCGTCGGCTGGCCGGCGGCGGATACCTTTGCCGGGCGCTGCACGAAGCCGGCGCGGATCGGCCTCATCGACACCGCGGTCAATGCCGATCATCTCGCTTTCGCCGGCGGCCGCATCGAAACCATCCGGCTGGGGCAGGGCGATCTGCCCGCCTCGGGGCGCCAGCACGGCACGGCCGTCGCCGCGCTGCTCATTGGGTCGGCCGAAAGCCGCACGCCGGGGCTCGTTCCTGGTGGAGAGCTGATTGCAGTCGATGCCTTTCATCGCGGCGATGGCAGCGACGACCGTTCTGAAGTCTATGATCTGGTGCGGGCGATCGACCTTCTGGCAGCGCGCGGCGTGCAGGTCATCAATATGAGCCTCACCGGGCCGGCAAATCCTCTGCTGGAAAAGACGGTGGGCAACGCGACCGAAACCGACATCGTTCTGGTGGCGGCCGCGGGCAATGACGGGCCGCGCGCCGCACCGCTCTACCCCGCCGCCTATGACGGCGTGATCGCCGTCACCGCCATAGACCGCGCCAAGAACCCCTATCGCCGTGCCGGATCAGGCGACCATATCGACATCGCCGCACCCGGCGTGCAGGTCTGGACCGCGGCCTCGGTGAAGGGTGCCCAGCCCAAGACCGGCACCTCCTTTGCCGCACCTTTCGTGACCGCCGCTGCGGCCATCCTGAAGGCGTCCAACCCGGCCCTTGGTGCCGGGGAAGTGGAAGCCCTCCTGCGCCAGAGCGCCGAGGATCTGGGCGCTCCCGGCAAGGATCCAGTCTATGGCTGGGGCCTGCTCAACGGCCGCGCCATCTGCCATGGCTGAGGCGCCGCCTGGCGCATTCGGGAAAGTCTTACTGTTTTGCATTTCCGTTTCCCTTGCTGAGGTCGAAAAATAGTTTGCCGGCGACGGAATAGGTTTTGCCAACGCCCGTTCTTCCTGACGTAGCCGCCCTGCGGCGCAGATCAGGAGAACCGAAATGCCAATCCCCAACCTGCCGTATCAGGCGCCACAAAGGCCCGCCGCCGTGAAGGGGAGGGGCCGATGATCGCGCAACTTCTGCAGACGCCATTCGCGGCCGAACTCGTCCGCTTCGGCATCAACCTCACCGGTATGTCGGCGCTGCTGTTCGGCATGTATTACCGCCGCTACCGCGACAAGGAGCTGGTCACCGCGGCGGCCCTGTTCAACATCTTCGTCTTTGCGGTGCTGACCGTGCTGTCGACGGTCCAGTTCGGCGTTGCCGCGGGCTTCGGCCTGTTCGCCATACTGGCGCTGTTCACGCTGCGCTCGGAACCGCTGTCGAAGACCGAGATGACCTATTTCTTCGGCAGCGTGGCGATCGCCGTCATCTGCTCGGTGCAGGGAACGACACTGCCTTTCGTGGCGGTGACCGTTGCCTTCGTGCTCGCCGGTGCCTTTGTCGTCGACCATCCCCGCATGCTGCAATCGGTCAGCGGCACCAAGGTCTCGCTCGACAAGATCAATGTCGCTCTGCTGTCCGACCCGGCAACCATGCGCGCCGAACTGTCCCAGCGTCTGGGCGTCGACGTGTTGTCCTACCAGGTGCTGCAGCTCGACTACATCACGGAAATGGCGAAACTCAATGTCCATTATCGCAAGCACTGATGCGCTCATTTCAAGCGGTTTCGCGCCGATCAGCCTGAAGGCCCTGAACGGCAAGGCCGCCATGTTGGAGCGGCTGGACAACAAATACGTCGTCGACGGCACGGTGTTCATGCAGGCCGCCGGCGATTTCGCAGACGTCTTCGATATGCTGGAAATCGATGGTCTGCGCGCCTTCACCTACGAGACCTGCTATTTCGACGATGTCGACCGCCGGAGCTACTTCGACCACCATCAAGGCAGGCGACAGCGGGCCAAGATACGCATCCGCCGCTATGTCGAGGCCGGGCTCTGCTTTCTCGAAGTGAAGCTCAAGGACAAGCGCGGGGTCACGATCAAGAAGCGCCTCGACCGCGATCCCGAGGGCTTCGGCGTGCTTGACGATGTGGCCTTGGCCTTCATCGACAAGGTCTACCGTGCCCAGTACGGCCAGGCCTTTCCGCATCTGTTGTCACGCGTTCTCGATATGCGATACCGCCGCATGACGCTGGTGGCGCGGCAGGGTGGCGAGCGCATGACCATCGACAGCGGGCTCGAGTTCTTCGCTGGTGGCATGCGACATGCTGTCGATCCCAGCCGGTTCATCCTCGAGACCAAGTCGGCCAATGGCAACGGCGTTGCCGATGGCATCCTGAGGGCACTACACCAGCATCCGACCAAGCGCTGCTCGAAATATTGCGTCGCAACAGCGCTGCTCAACCCCGGAACCAAGCACAACCGCTTCCTGCCGGCGCTGCGCAAGCTCGGCGGAGCTCCCTCACGTCCCGTCCTTCTCCAGCCAAGTTTCCAATAGGAGCGAAAGAGATGATGAAGTACCTCACGGCGGCGCTGCTCGGCGCTTCGACATTCGCGCTCGACGCACCCGCCATGACACAGCCGCTCGACCTTGCCGTCCTGGACAGCAAACCCGTGCCGGCGATAGGCCCCGGCGGGCAGTCGATCAACGAACTGTCTGGCCTTGCCTGGGACGCCGACGAAAAGCTGCTTTATGCCGTGTCCGACGACGGCGTCCTGCACCATTTCAGCATTGAGGTCGGCGACGGCAAGATCGTCGCGCTTGAGCCCGTCCTTTCGGTGTCGCTCAACACCGGCGCAACGCCGGCAACCGTTAATGCCGAGGGTCTTGCCGCTGTTAACGGCGACAACCGCAAGGCAGGCGACACCGAACTTCTGGTCGCTTTCGAGGACGGGCCGGCCATCCACCGCTTGCGGTCTGACGGCGCCTCGCTCGGAGCCGTGCAACTGCCCGAGGCGCTGGCCGATCCGGCCAGATACAACGAGCCGAACAGCAGGTTGGAAGCAGTTGCCGTGACAGCCGGGCAAGGCATCGTCACCGCGCCCGAAGAAGCGATGATGGGTGAACCCGGCGACACCCATACCATCCATGGCCTCGACGGCAAAAGCTGGAGCTTCGCCACCTTCCAGCCCAAGCGCAGCAACCTCAAGGCCATAGAGCCCATGCCCGACGGTCGGCTACTGCTGCTTGAGCGCACACGCGAGCAGAAGGGCGGGCCGAGTGTTGGCCGGCTAAGGGTGCTTGATCCCAAGACGTGCGGCGGCGACGCGCCATGCGCCGTTGAAAATCTCGATCCCGGATCGAGCCCGCTGCTGAACGACAACTTCGAGGGCATGGCCAGCCTGGGCGGAGGCCTCTATCTGCTGGTCACCGACAAGACCAGGAAGGAGGCGCCGGGCATGTTCGTCCTCGTGTCGGTCAAGCCTCGGCCCTGAGTTCTGCGCAAATCCCTGCGAGGCTCGACGGTGACCGGCCAATTTGCCGGTCGCCGTCCGGTGTTTTGTCCGATTGGGCAGTCCGCACGACTCTGGTTGGGCGTGCTCCGAAAAAGCCATCGCACGGCGTTGATCCTGCCCGTTTGGGCAGTGCCGGTCGCTCGTTTGCGACCTGCTGCGTAAAATTTCCGACAGTCGGCAAACTGGCAAAAGACGAGCCATTTCAACGGCATTGCGCCTCTCGCAGTCTGCCCTGTGCGACATGTGCGCACATAGGTCGCTTGACAGGAAATTAACTTTGCCAGACATTCCTCAGGGGAAATTAATTTCCCACACAATGAAGCCGAAAACGGCCATCCGGAGGAGGAAATGGAAGCAACTCTCGTTCATCAAAACGCGGAGCCGGGCTACGACCAGCGCATCGAAAAGATGCATAGCCGCGACCGCGCCGGCCTTGTAGCCTTTATCGTGGTGCTTTGGTGCACCATGCTGTTCGCGCTCTTCAGCGTCTGGTCATACATCTCCGTCCCGGCCATCGGCATCATCCTGGCAGTTGCCTGCGGCCTCGTGCTTGCCTTCAACACGGCTGCGATCTTCGCCATGCTGCGTCACTACCACGAAGACAAGCACTTCATTTACGGCCTCGACCTCAAGCATCTCGACGAGATGCGCCGGCGTAAGCGCTAAGGGGCAGCAACATGGCTTACCAACCTCCAAAACAGAGCCTCGCAGGCCAGGTCTTCGACGTCATCACGCTTCTGGTGCTTACAGTCGGCGCGCTCTACATCCCCCTCTATATGGGGCTCGCCGGCGCCGCTAAGGTGCCAAACCCGATCGCCAACCCAACGTGGGAAGCGCTCGGCCAGAACGCCACCGAACAACAGCAATGGGCAGCCCTCGGCATCACCGACCCGGCTGCCGCCAATGACATCATCACCGCCCGCTTCGACTACAGTTTCAGCTGGGGCGCGCTGATCGTCATGGCAGTGCTGGTCATCGGCTACTTCGTCATGGTGGTCCGCCTTTCCGACCGCGAATACCGCGAAGTCATCGAAGAACGCTTCGGCAAGAAGCGGTAGGAGGCGACAATGGATTTCTGGAACGTTCTTGAATACGCTGCCTGGGCCCTGTCGGCGGTGTTCGGCCTGCTGATGCTCGCCGACCTGGTCCGCATCGATACCACCTACGACAACGAGCTTCTGACCTCCTCGCGCGAAGGCGAGATCGAGGCCACGGCCGAACGCCATTCGATCTGAAGGGGAACGGCAATGGCAAACGTGACTTCAACCGCGCCGGAGGGCGAACGCCTCCAGCTGCTGCGCGTGCTGGGCCCCGCCCATGTGTGGGCGCTCGGCGTCGGCATCGTGCTTGTCGGCGAATATATGGGCTGGAACTTCTCCGTTGGCAAAGGCGGCATGATCGCCGGCCTCGTCGCCTGCTGGGTCGCCGGCCTGCTCTACACCTGCGTCGCCATGATCGACTCCGAGGTGACCTCTACTGTCGCCGCGGCCGGCGGCCAGTACGCCCAGGCCAAGCACATCGTCGGCCCGCTCATGGCCTTCAATGTCGGCCTCTTCCTCGTCATGGCCTACACCATGCTGGAAGCGGCCAACGCCATCACCGTCGGCTTCCTGCTCGACACGGTGGCCGGCATGCAGGGCCATTCGGGCCTCAACCAGCAGCCCTTCATCATCCTCGCCATCATGTTCCTGGCGTGGCTCAACTATCGCGGCGTTCTGGCGACGCTGACCTTCAACCTGGTCATTACGGCAATCGCCTTCGTCGCCATCATCACGCTGTTCGTATCGGTGCAGTTCGGCGCCTCGGCCGTGCCGCTCGATTTCTCGGCCATCACGTCCGATCCGCTGCCTTACGGCTGGGTCGGCATCGTGGCGGCGCTGCATTTCGGCCTGTGGTATTACCTTGGCATCGAAGGCACCTGCCAGGCGGCCGAGGAAGTGCGCTCGCCCGCCCGCTCGCTGCCCTACGGCACCATGGCCGGCATCATGACGCTGCTGATTGCGGCGACCATGACCTGGTATGTCTGCTCGGGCCTCGTGCCGTGGGAGTATCTCGGCCAGGCCGGCACGCCGCTGTTCGACGCGGCGCGTGTCACCGGCAGCACCGGGCTGATGGTCCTGCTCTTCGTCGGCACGACCTTTGCCACGCTGGCCTCGGCCAATGGCTGCATCAACGACGCGTCGCGCGCCTGGTTCTCGATGGGTCGCGACCGTTATCTGCCGAGCTGGTTCGGTGCCGTGCATCCGGTCTACCGCACGCCCTATCGTGCCATCGTCTTCCTGGTGCCGATCGCGCTGATCTTCGCGCTCGGTGCACCGCTCGACCAGGTCGTGACCTTCTCGATCCTGTCGGGCCTGCTCGGCTACACCTTCATGACCTTCAACATGGTGATGTTCCGGAACAAGTGGCCGCTCGACACGATCAAGCGCGGCTATGTGCATCCGCTGCATCCGCTGCCGACGATCGTGCTGCTCGTTCTGTGCTCGACCGCCTATTTCGCCGTGTTCCTTGGCTATGGCACGCAGCTCAGCGCCATGATGTGCTTCTACATCGTCGCCTCGCTCTGGTTCCACTTCCGGCGCTATCAGTTCGTGCGCCGCGGTGACCAGTTCACCATGCCCTGGCCCAAGCCGCTGGGTTACTGACAACAACAAAGACGGCGGCGCATCCTGCGCCGCCGTTGTGCTTTTGGGCGCCCTGATGATCACCACGCTCGCCTTCTCAGCTTTTGTCGCGGCATCGCTCGCCTGGATGGGCGTTCGCGCCATCGGCGACCATCGTGCCGCCCTTGCGCAGCGCGAGGGGTTGCTCAACGAAGCGGCGACGCTTCTTCAAGGTGCCCGCATCGGTCTGTCGTCGGACCGGTTTCCGGTGCTGACCGGACGGCTCCAAGACGGCAGGCAGGCGAAGGTGGAACTCATCGCCGACACCATGGTGACGCGGCGGCTGCCGCAGCTGTGGCTGCGGGTGACGATCAGCGAAAAGGTCGAATGCGCGCGTCCGACCATCGGCGCGCTGGCCCGCCCGACAGGTGCCGAATATTACTCGCTCGTCCATGACATGCCGGTGTGGATGACGCCGCCTGATACCAACGCTTCGCTTCTGACGCGCGGCGATGGCACCGCGACATCGGAGCAGGCGGCGCAGGTCGCAACGCTTTTCCGCTCGCTGTTCGCCGACCCCGAGGTCAAGGAGGCGGTGATCACGCCACGCGGCACGCGCCTCATCCGCCAGGCCGCACAGGGAGACCGTGGCTCGCATATGCTGCTGCGCCAGGCGCGTTTCCCGCTGACCGCGATCCCTGCCGGACTGGTGCGCCAGGCGCTCGCCGAGGCGGAAGCCCTGGGCATGGTACTGGCCGAAGACGAGCCGGTCAGCCCGGTCTACGAGGCCGCGTGAGGACAATAATGGCCAAGCCGATCAATCCCTATCTGGTGCTGGCGCTGGCGATCGTGCTGCCGGGCGCCGGACACGTGGCGGTGCGTGATCCAAAGCGCGGACTCGCCTTCGCCTTCTTCGTACTGTTCTTCGCCATGGTCACCTACATGACGACGACGCCCGAGACCTCGTTCATTGGCCGTCATGCGGGCGGGCTGTTCGTCTGGGCGCTGTCGATACCCGATGCCTATCGCCGGGCACGGATGCAGTCGGTCGTCGCCAGGCGGGCCTGATCTCCCTGTCGGCAATAAAAGAGGGCGGGCTGCCCTGCGTGCAACCCGCCCCAACAGAGGCCTGTTTGAGTTCGCTGGTCAGGCGGCGGTCTGGGAAATCACGCCGCGGCGGATCTGGTCTTCCTCGATGGACTCGAAGAGTGCGCGGAAGTTGCCTTCGCCGAAGCCCTCGTCGCCCTTGCGCTGGATGAACTCGAAGAAGATCGGGCCGATGACGGTCTTGGAGAAGATCTGCAGCAGGATCTTGGTCATGCCACCGTCGACCACGCCTTCGCCGTCGATCAGGATGCCGTGCTTCTTCATCTTGTCGAGCGGTTCGTCATGGCCGTGCACGCGGTTGCGCGACATCTCGTAATAGGTGTCGGGCGGGCCGGGCATGAACTTCAGGCCCTTTTCGGCGATCCTGTCGGTGGCGGCATAGATGTCATCGCTGCCGACGGCGATGTGCTGGATGCCTTCGCCCTTGTACTTCCTGAGATATTCTTCGATCTGACTGGTGTCGTCCTTGGACTCGTTCAGCGGGATGCGAATCTTGCCGCAGGGCGAGGTGATGGCGCGGCTGACGAGGCCGGTGATGCGGCCGTCGATGTTGAAGAAGTGGATTTGCTTGAAGCCGAAAAGCTCGCGATAGAAATCCCACCACTTGTCCATGTTGCCGCGATAGACATTGTGGGTCAGGTGGTCGAGGAAATAGAAGCCGACGCCCTGGGGCTTGGGGTCGCGCGCGCCGATCCATTCGAAATCGGTATCATAGGCCGAGCCCTTGGTGCCGTACTTGTCGACGAAGTAGAGCAGCGAGCCGCCGATGCCGACGATGGCCGGCACGTCGAGCGCCTTGTCGGCGCCGGTGTAGGGCACGGCGCCCTTCGACACCGCGTGGTCGAATGCGTGCTTGGCGTCGACCACCCGCCACGCCATCGAGGCAGCGCAAGGGCCATGCTCGTCGACGAAGCGCATGGCGTGGCTGCCCGGCTCGGCGTTGACGATGTAGTTGATGTCGCCCTGGCGCCAGACGGTGATCTTCTTAGTCTTGTGGCGCGCGACCGGCTGGTAGCCCATGCGCGTGAAAAGCTCTTCCAGCTTCTCGGGCTCGGGATGCGCGAACTCGACGAACTCGAAGCCGTCGGTGCCGGCGGGGTTGTCGGCGCTGATCCTGGCCGGCGGCGCATCGTGCGGGAACGGACCCATGGAAATTCCTCCTCTGAAAACTGGTAGCGCATATTGTGCTCCCGATTTCATGCAATGTGCTTGCATTTTGGGCTCTCATGGGTCGATCTATGCGTGAAACGTGCATGGATGAGGAGTATGGTGCAATGAATGCGGCGCTCGACCAATTCGACCTCAAGATCCTGCGCGAGCTTCAGCGCGACGGACGGCTGACAAACAACGAACTGTCGGAAAAGATCGCGCTGTCGGCGTCGCAATGCTCGCGCCGCCGCGCCCGGCTGGAGTCCGAGGGCTTCATCCGCGGCTATCAGGCCATGCTCGACCGCGAACGGCTCGGGCTCGATCTTCTGGTGGTGATTTCGGTGACGCTCGCCACCCACAACCGCGACAACGCCCAGCGTTTCGCCCGGCTGGTCAACGATCTGCCCGAGGTGCTCGAGGCCTATTCGCTGACCGGCGAGATGGATTACTACATCAAGGTCGTGGTGCGCGGGCTGTCGGATCTGTCGCGCTTCGTCAACGAGGTTCTGTTGCCGCACGATTCCGTGCAGCACGTGAAGACCGCGATCGTGCTGACGACGTTGAAGCAGTTCGGGCCGCTGCCGATCGGGTAGGGGCGTAGATGTCTTGGCCGGCGTCTGGGTCAGTCCTGTGCCGGTCCGAGCGCGAGTTCCGGACGGTTTTGGTGCTCGCAGTCGCCATGCCGTGACACCAAAGAGACCAGAGGCGGGGTGGAGATGATTGTACCCCTGTCCTGATTGTAAGGGTGACAGCCTACCCGGCCTATCGCTGCAGCTTTGGCCTTGCCAACAGCGCCCGCTCGACATCCGCCAGCCCCGCCTCGATGCGCTCGATGGCGCCCGCGCCGAGCGCCTTTTCAAGGGTCGCTTGGTAACTGTGGGCCAGGTCGGCGATCTCGCGATAGGCCTTGAGACCAGCAGCCGTCAGTTCCAGATGCTCGACACGGCGGTCGGTTTCGTTCTCGCTGCGCTTCAGCCAGCGGCGTTCCTCCAGCGCTGCCACCGCACGGCTGACCTTGGTCTTGTGCATGTTGGAATGGGCGCCGATCTCGGTCGCGGTCATGCGGCCGACGCTGCCGAGCGCCGCGAGCGCGCGCCATTCGGGTCGCGTCATCTGGAAACGCTGCTTGTATTCCCTGGAAAAGCTCAGGCTGATCAACTCGGCCGCCCGGTTCAGCCGGTAGGGCAGAAAACTTTCCAGGTCGAACGCGTCCGGCATTTGAAGCCTTTGATAGTTACAAAATCAATGGTTACACTTGCAACCATCTCGACGTTCTCACGTCCGCCAGGGAGGTGCAAGACATGCTGGACAAAGCCGCCAAACAAGCTTCGCTCGCGACTGCCGCCGGATACATGCCAGGCTTCGGCAACGACTTCGAGACCGAAGCACTGCCGGGTGCGCTGCCGCAGGGCCAGAACAGCCCGCAGAAGTGCAATTACGGCCTTTATGCCGAGCAGCTGTCGGGCTCTCCCTTCACCGCGCCGCGCGGCACCAACGAGCGCTCCTGGCTCTACCGCATCCGCCCGAGCGTGCGCCACACCAAGCGCTTCTCCAATGCCAGCTACCCGCAATGGAAGACCGCGCCTTGCCTCGACGATCATTCGCTGCCGCTCGGCCAGCTGCGCTGGAACCCACTGCCGGAGCCCGCGGGGAAAAACAGTTTCATCGAGGGCATCCGCACCATGACGACGGCGGGCGATGCGATGACCCAGGTCGGTATGGCGGCGCATGCCTACATCTTCAACGATGACATGGTCGACGACTATTTCTTCAACGCCGACGGCGAGCTGATGATCGTGCCGCAAGTGGGCACGATCCGCATCTTCACCGAAATGGGTGTCATCGACGTCGAGCCGTCGGAGATCTGCCTGGTGCCGCGCGGCATGATGTTCAAGGTTTCGCGCTTGGGCGATGCTGCCTTCCATCGCGGCTATATCTGCGAAAACTACGGCGCCAAGTTCACGCTGCCGGATCGCGGGCCGATTGGTGCGAATTGCCTGGCCAACCCGCGCGATTTCAAGACACCGGTTGCCGCCTACGAAGACAAGGAGACGCCGTGCCGCGTGCACGTCAAATGGTGCGGCAAGTTTTATGTCACCGAGATCGGCCATTCGCCGCTCGACGTCGTTGCCTGGCACGGCAACTATGCCCCGTTCAAATATGACCTCAGGACCTTCTCGCCTGTCGGCGCAATCCTGTTCGATCATCCGGATCCGTCGATCTTCACGGTGCTGACGGCGCCGACCGAAGAAGCAGGCACGGCCAATGTCGACTTCGTCATCTTCCCACCGCGCTGGCTGGTGGCTGAACACAGCTTCCGGCCGC encodes the following:
- a CDS encoding MarR family winged helix-turn-helix transcriptional regulator; translation: MPDAFDLESFLPYRLNRAAELISLSFSREYKQRFQMTRPEWRALAALGSVGRMTATEIGAHSNMHKTKVSRAVAALEERRWLKRSENETDRRVEHLELTAAGLKAYREIADLAHSYQATLEKALGAGAIERIEAGLADVERALLARPKLQR
- a CDS encoding membrane protein, which produces MEATLVHQNAEPGYDQRIEKMHSRDRAGLVAFIVVLWCTMLFALFSVWSYISVPAIGIILAVACGLVLAFNTAAIFAMLRHYHEDKHFIYGLDLKHLDEMRRRKR
- a CDS encoding Lrp/AsnC family transcriptional regulator, encoding MNAALDQFDLKILRELQRDGRLTNNELSEKIALSASQCSRRRARLESEGFIRGYQAMLDRERLGLDLLVVISVTLATHNRDNAQRFARLVNDLPEVLEAYSLTGEMDYYIKVVVRGLSDLSRFVNEVLLPHDSVQHVKTAIVLTTLKQFGPLPIG
- a CDS encoding DUF4956 domain-containing protein produces the protein MIAQLLQTPFAAELVRFGINLTGMSALLFGMYYRRYRDKELVTAAALFNIFVFAVLTVLSTVQFGVAAGFGLFAILALFTLRSEPLSKTEMTYFFGSVAIAVICSVQGTTLPFVAVTVAFVLAGAFVVDHPRMLQSVSGTKVSLDKINVALLSDPATMRAELSQRLGVDVLSYQVLQLDYITEMAKLNVHYRKH
- a CDS encoding amino acid permease, whose protein sequence is MANVTSTAPEGERLQLLRVLGPAHVWALGVGIVLVGEYMGWNFSVGKGGMIAGLVACWVAGLLYTCVAMIDSEVTSTVAAAGGQYAQAKHIVGPLMAFNVGLFLVMAYTMLEAANAITVGFLLDTVAGMQGHSGLNQQPFIILAIMFLAWLNYRGVLATLTFNLVITAIAFVAIITLFVSVQFGASAVPLDFSAITSDPLPYGWVGIVAALHFGLWYYLGIEGTCQAAEEVRSPARSLPYGTMAGIMTLLIAATMTWYVCSGLVPWEYLGQAGTPLFDAARVTGSTGLMVLLFVGTTFATLASANGCINDASRAWFSMGRDRYLPSWFGAVHPVYRTPYRAIVFLVPIALIFALGAPLDQVVTFSILSGLLGYTFMTFNMVMFRNKWPLDTIKRGYVHPLHPLPTIVLLVLCSTAYFAVFLGYGTQLSAMMCFYIVASLWFHFRRYQFVRRGDQFTMPWPKPLGY
- a CDS encoding polyphosphate polymerase domain-containing protein produces the protein MSIIASTDALISSGFAPISLKALNGKAAMLERLDNKYVVDGTVFMQAAGDFADVFDMLEIDGLRAFTYETCYFDDVDRRSYFDHHQGRRQRAKIRIRRYVEAGLCFLEVKLKDKRGVTIKKRLDRDPEGFGVLDDVALAFIDKVYRAQYGQAFPHLLSRVLDMRYRRMTLVARQGGERMTIDSGLEFFAGGMRHAVDPSRFILETKSANGNGVADGILRALHQHPTKRCSKYCVATALLNPGTKHNRFLPALRKLGGAPSRPVLLQPSFQ
- the hppD gene encoding 4-hydroxyphenylpyruvate dioxygenase, encoding MGPFPHDAPPARISADNPAGTDGFEFVEFAHPEPEKLEELFTRMGYQPVARHKTKKITVWRQGDINYIVNAEPGSHAMRFVDEHGPCAASMAWRVVDAKHAFDHAVSKGAVPYTGADKALDVPAIVGIGGSLLYFVDKYGTKGSAYDTDFEWIGARDPKPQGVGFYFLDHLTHNVYRGNMDKWWDFYRELFGFKQIHFFNIDGRITGLVSRAITSPCGKIRIPLNESKDDTSQIEEYLRKYKGEGIQHIAVGSDDIYAATDRIAEKGLKFMPGPPDTYYEMSRNRVHGHDEPLDKMKKHGILIDGEGVVDGGMTKILLQIFSKTVIGPIFFEFIQRKGDEGFGEGNFRALFESIEEDQIRRGVISQTAA
- a CDS encoding RNA polymerase sigma factor; the encoded protein is MKGDDVQVSDRLVAFLPNLRRFAISLCRSRDIADDLVQAACERALAAQGSFEPGTRFDAWMFRILRNLWIDQVRRAKTAGPTEDIAERHDISGDTGEREAEARLTLKSVASAIDGLPDEHREVLLLVCVEDLSYKEAAEVLAIPIGTVMSRLARARKNLAEAAGINSAADRSPAKGRNP
- a CDS encoding esterase-like activity of phytase family protein encodes the protein MMKYLTAALLGASTFALDAPAMTQPLDLAVLDSKPVPAIGPGGQSINELSGLAWDADEKLLYAVSDDGVLHHFSIEVGDGKIVALEPVLSVSLNTGATPATVNAEGLAAVNGDNRKAGDTELLVAFEDGPAIHRLRSDGASLGAVQLPEALADPARYNEPNSRLEAVAVTAGQGIVTAPEEAMMGEPGDTHTIHGLDGKSWSFATFQPKRSNLKAIEPMPDGRLLLLERTREQKGGPSVGRLRVLDPKTCGGDAPCAVENLDPGSSPLLNDNFEGMASLGGGLYLLVTDKTRKEAPGMFVLVSVKPRP
- a CDS encoding S8 family serine peptidase, with product MPVQISHRLTVFALAALLATFGTPLAGPWQGPVMGTNQAMADDDDDGDDDDDAGGSGGAGSDRSPSARGGGSGGRPLDIFRQRQANPRRTAPTREPATHAPREIVALGLDDAALATLLAEGYAVRERVAVALDGGSALVKLGIPRGVTLEAALSRAVELAPRAEVDFNHYYRPDQAGNERCGANVCLARQVVGWPAADTFAGRCTKPARIGLIDTAVNADHLAFAGGRIETIRLGQGDLPASGRQHGTAVAALLIGSAESRTPGLVPGGELIAVDAFHRGDGSDDRSEVYDLVRAIDLLAARGVQVINMSLTGPANPLLEKTVGNATETDIVLVAAAGNDGPRAAPLYPAAYDGVIAVTAIDRAKNPYRRAGSGDHIDIAAPGVQVWTAASVKGAQPKTGTSFAAPFVTAAAAILKASNPALGAGEVEALLRQSAEDLGAPGKDPVYGWGLLNGRAICHG